The bacterium genome window below encodes:
- a CDS encoding DM13 domain-containing protein produces MKKAIIIFAVVIAAVGWYLFRPERLFIKTQVNETFPVVNAAGSQQPVLLARGNFHSGAHETKGVAAIYELPDGKRVLRLSQFETSNGPDVNIYMVSAADVMDNDTVKNAGFVSLGSIKGTTGDQNYDLPAGLDLNQYRSVTVWCKRFSVNFGTAPLVMQNDMSASNQPIALRQGSFHSVAHETKGTAAIYQLPDGKRVLRFTNFETSNGPDVNIYLVAAPDAADNDTVKNAGFVSLGPIKGTTGDQNYELPTDLDLDKYRAVTVWCKRFSVNFGTAALAEKS; encoded by the coding sequence ATGAAGAAAGCAATCATCATTTTTGCAGTAGTCATCGCCGCAGTGGGCTGGTATCTTTTTCGCCCGGAACGATTGTTTATCAAGACTCAGGTAAACGAAACATTCCCTGTGGTAAACGCAGCAGGCTCTCAACAACCGGTTCTGCTGGCTCGAGGCAATTTCCACAGCGGGGCACATGAGACGAAGGGCGTGGCTGCCATTTACGAATTGCCGGACGGAAAGCGCGTCCTGCGTCTTTCACAATTCGAAACCTCGAACGGACCTGACGTCAATATTTACATGGTTTCAGCAGCCGATGTAATGGACAACGATACTGTAAAGAATGCAGGTTTCGTCTCGCTTGGCTCAATCAAAGGGACGACAGGTGATCAGAACTACGATTTGCCGGCAGGTCTGGATCTCAATCAGTACCGCTCGGTGACCGTTTGGTGCAAACGATTTAGTGTCAATTTCGGAACTGCCCCGCTCGTGATGCAAAATGACATGTCCGCTTCAAATCAACCGATAGCGCTGAGGCAAGGTTCCTTCCACTCTGTTGCACATGAAACGAAAGGGACTGCGGCCATCTATCAGTTGCCCGATGGCAAGCGCGTTCTCCGTTTTACGAACTTTGAAACTTCGAACGGTCCGGATGTTAACATTTATCTTGTAGCCGCTCCAGATGCTGCAGATAACGATACCGTGAAGAATGCAGGTTTCGTCTCGCTGGGACCAATCAAAGGAACGACTGGTGATCAGAATTATGAGCTGCCAACAGATCTCGATCTGGACAAATATCGTGCGGTTACGGTTTGGTGCAAACGATTCAGTGTCAATTTTGGCACCGCCGCGCTTGCCGAAAAGAGTTAG